One Oncorhynchus clarkii lewisi isolate Uvic-CL-2024 chromosome 28, UVic_Ocla_1.0, whole genome shotgun sequence genomic region harbors:
- the LOC139387602 gene encoding alpha-tocopherol transfer protein-like encodes MSYISDMSVKENYYEGDLNSLPDDSNVVQRYLLQLRQRAQKDVIDPQDRLNWSDSFLIKFLRARDFDVELSLKLLINYQRWRRECPEINANLHPSSVLGLLQNNYHGVLRDRDLSGSRVLIYRIGQWNPKDFTAYEVFRVSLITSELIVQETETQRNGLKAIFDMQGWCFAHALQINSSLAKMMSSVLTDSFPLKVRGIHLINEPIFFRPVFTMIRPFLTDKIKQRIHMHGSNFKETLSGFFSKDILPQEYGGSGPSMEEVCQEWTSHILQSEERLTQLSICPAGDEVTPDPETEPDPDSQSAYSS; translated from the exons ATGTCATACATTTCCGACATGTCTGTAAAGGAGAATTATTACGAAGGAGACCTAAATAGTTTACCCGACGACTCCAATGTTGTCCAACGTTATTTATTACAACTGAGACAGAGGGCACAGAAAGACGTCATCGACCCGCAGGACAGGTTGAATTGGTCGGACAGTTTTCTAATAAAGTTTCTGAGAGCGAGAGACTTTGATGTTGAGCTGTCACTGAAG CTACTAATTAATTACCAGCGTTGGAGGAGAGAGTGCCCAGAGATCAATGCCAACCTGCACCCGTCCTCTGTCCTGGGACTCCTCCAGAATAACTACCATGGAGTGCTGAGGGACCGGGACCTCAGTGGCAGCAGAGTGCTCATCTATAGGATAG GTCAGTGGAACCCTAAAGATTTCACAGCTTACGAGGTGTTCCGTGTCAGTCTGATCACATCTGAGCTGATCGTCCAGGAGACCGAGACCCAGAGGAATGGACTGAAGGCCATCTTCGACATGCAGGGATGGTGCTTCGCTCATGCCCTACAGATCAACTCCTCCCTGGCAAAGATGATGTCCTCTGTGCTCACG GACTCGTTTCCTCTGAAGGTGCGAGGGATCCATCTGATCAATGAGCCCATATTCTTCAGACCCGTCTTCACCATGATCCGTCCATTCCTGACTGATAAGATCAAACAGCGG ATCCACATGCACGGCAGTAATTTCAAAGAGACGCTGAGTGGCTTCTTCTCCAAAGACATCCTCCCCCAGGAGTACGGGGGCAGCGGCCCCTCcatggaggaggtgtgtcagGAGTGGACCTCCCACATTCTGCAGTCTGAGGAACGCCTCACCCAGCTCTCCATCTGCCCTGCAGGAGATGAGGTCACCCCAGACCCAGAGACAGAACCTGACCCTGACAGCCAGTCTGCCTACAGCTCCTGA